TGCCGCACGCGCTCCTGCGCCTGAGACCAGCTCAGGCTGGTCCAGTGGCCGGTGGCGGAGTCGCATTGGCGGTAGGCCTCGCGGTCGGGGGTGAGGGCTGCGCGAAAAGCCAGCAGCTCGGGCAGGGTCTGCACGGCGTGCAGGTCGGGAAGGGTGGAGGTCATGCGCGCCATCGGCCGGCTGTCCCGGCCTTGAAAACGTCCAAAACAGGAGCTGCCAGCGCTTGTCTGGCGAGGCTTTGAAGCGGATTTCGTGCAAATTTCCGCACGACCGTGCTGCGGATTATCGCAGCCAGCGCATCAGCCTGCGGCTTCCAGCCCGTGGGCGAAATGCGCGCGCATGGCCTGCGCGGCGCCTTGCGCGTCGCGCGCGCGCAGCGCCGCCATGAGGGCCTCGTGCTCGGCCAGCGAATCCTCGATGCGCCCCTGCTTGAACAGGGAGTGGTGGCGGCTGAGCTTCATGACCTTGCGCAGATCGGCCACCATCTGCCCGCGCCAGCGGTTGTCGGCCAGCTCCAGCAGGCGCAGGTGGAAGCGCTCGTTGAGGGTGAAGAAGCGCTCGCGGTCGCCCGCGGCGGCGCCCAGCTCGGCGTGCAGCGCCTCCAGCTCGCCCAGCTGCTGCGGCGTGGCCGCGGCCGCCACCACGCCGGCCGCGTCGCTCTCCAGCAGCGCGAGCAGGTGGTAGACGTCGCGCAGGTCCTTCTCCGACATCTCCGTCACGTAGGCACCGCGCCGCACCTTCATCGTGACAAGGCCTTCGGCCGCGAGCACCTTCAGCGCCTCGCGCAGCGGCGTGCGGCTGATGCCGATTTCCTCGGCGATCTTCAGCTCGTCGATCCAGCTGCCTGGCTCCAGCTCCTGGCGGAAGATGCGCTGGCGCAGCAGTTCGGCCACTTCTTCGTACAGGGCTTGGCGGGGCAGCGGGACGGTCTTCATGCGCCCGAGAATATCAGTGCATGCAACCGCTGGCCGGCTGGTACGTGGACGGGATGCCCGCCACGGGAACGCCGCCGCGCAGCGCCTGTGCGGGCAGGTGCGGCGCGATGGCGGCGCGGGCCGCCAGGAGCGCCGGGAGGTCGACGTGCGTGGCGAAGCCCATGCTCTCCAGCATGAAGACCAGGTCCTCGGTGACGATGTTGCCCGACGCGCCGGGCGCGAAGGGGCAGCCGCCCAGCCCGCCCATGCACGCGTCGAACTCGCGGATGCCCTCCTGCAGGCCCATCAGCGCGTTGGCAAGCCCTAGGCCCATGGTGTCGTGCAGGTGCAGCTTTTGCAGCAGCGGGCCGACCGCGTCCTGCACGGCGCGCACGGTATCGCGCACCAGGGCCGGATGGGCATGGCCCACCGTGTCGGCCAGGGTGATGCGGTCGGCGCCGGCCAGCGCCAGCGCCTTGGCGGCGGCCACCACGTCGCCCAATGGCACGGTGCCGGCCACCGAGCAGCCGAATGCCGAGGCGGTCACGCAATCGATGCGCACAGGCCGCGGCTGCGCGCGCAGCCATTCGATGATGTCGCCGATGGCGGCGATGTGCTCCAGCGTGCCCTTGTTCACGTTGGCGCGGCTGTGCCGGTCACTGGCCGAGAGCGGAATCACGATGATGTGCGCGCCCGCCTCGTAGGCGGCCATGGCGCCCTTGAGGTTGGCGGCGAGGGCGTAGACCTTCAGCCCTTCGATCCGCAGCGCCTGCGCCACCACCGCCGCGGAGTCGGCCATCTGCGGCACGAGGCGCGGCGAGACGAAGCTGCCCAC
This region of Alicycliphilus denitrificans K601 genomic DNA includes:
- a CDS encoding GntR family transcriptional regulator, translating into MKTVPLPRQALYEEVAELLRQRIFRQELEPGSWIDELKIAEEIGISRTPLREALKVLAAEGLVTMKVRRGAYVTEMSEKDLRDVYHLLALLESDAAGVVAAAATPQQLGELEALHAELGAAAGDRERFFTLNERFHLRLLELADNRWRGQMVADLRKVMKLSRHHSLFKQGRIEDSLAEHEALMAALRARDAQGAAQAMRAHFAHGLEAAG
- a CDS encoding hydroxymethylglutaryl-CoA lyase is translated as MLRSVTVTEVGPRDGLQLIAKPVSTEAKIAWIKALHAAGLRDIEVGSFVSPRLVPQMADSAAVVAQALRIEGLKVYALAANLKGAMAAYEAGAHIIVIPLSASDRHSRANVNKGTLEHIAAIGDIIEWLRAQPRPVRIDCVTASAFGCSVAGTVPLGDVVAAAKALALAGADRITLADTVGHAHPALVRDTVRAVQDAVGPLLQKLHLHDTMGLGLANALMGLQEGIREFDACMGGLGGCPFAPGASGNIVTEDLVFMLESMGFATHVDLPALLAARAAIAPHLPAQALRGGVPVAGIPSTYQPASGCMH